The proteins below are encoded in one region of Triticum aestivum cultivar Chinese Spring chromosome 1B, IWGSC CS RefSeq v2.1, whole genome shotgun sequence:
- the LOC123080125 gene encoding proline-rich receptor-like protein kinase PERK2, with the protein MSAPPPGDSPSPPSDTPPDASPPPPQPTPPTDPPPPDTAPPPPPPSTPPPAPLPPPPPSAPPPSPPVAPVIPPPPPAPSPPPPETPASPPPLPPVMPPADSPPETPVTPVDPPPTSPPPVTPVDPPPSSPPPVTPVDPPPSRR; encoded by the exons atgtccgcgccgccgccgggGGATTCTCCGTCGCCTCCGTCTGATACTCCTCCCGACGCGTCCCCGCCTCCGCCTCAACCTACGCCACCAACTGACCCGCCTCCGCCTGACACTgctcctcccccgccgccaccgtccaCTCCGCCGCCTGCACcgttgccaccgccgccgcccagtGCCCCTCCACCGTCGCCGCCTGTCGCGCCGGTgatcccgcctccaccgcctgcgcCATCTCCTCCACCCCCGGAGACGCCAGCTTCGCCTCCTCCGCTGCCGCCGGTGATGCCGCCTGCTGACTCGCCGCCAGAGACACCGGTGACTCCAGTTGATCCACCACCGACTTCTCCTCCGCCTGTGACGCCGGTTGATCCGCCGCCATCTTCTCCTCCGCCGGTGACACCGGTTGACCCGCCGCCA AGCCGCCGGTGA
- the LOC123096275 gene encoding proline-rich receptor-like protein kinase PERK2 — translation MPTPSPVNPAPPAPPMPSPSPVNPVPPTLPPPSPAGPAPSAPPPSSPVNPAPPTLSPPSPALPIPVNPAPPTPSPAQPAPPAPPTSPPTSPVNPAPPGSSPPAPVNPAPPTVSPPSPVAPAPPMPSPSGPVNPAPPTAPTNPTPPTPSPVNPAPPTTPPPSPGTPTTPPSPLPPPATTPSRPMPPPAPGSSKLPTPSTHAPPSVTPSPPSGTPGAPPSLPGLPPSPAPLSSPPHSSHASKAVIGISVAASAVFVIALVAGLFYCFRTRRRQRRGRRPPSSSSGDPYDKRLPVTSSQAARSSFSAALSTIPPMYAPPPAPHAAVHPWQSGGGATASDQPPPHAAVTGGTVSYADLAAATDGFSDAKLLGQGGFGHVYRGTLGSGPAAREVAIKRLRAGSGQGEREFRAEVESIGRVHHRNLVSLLGYCIHGDQRLLVYEHVPNHTLESHLHHGGDGPTLLDWERRWRIALGAAKGLAYLHEDCHPKIIHRDIKAANILLDDNFEPKVADFGLAKIQHGDDSHVSTRVMGTFGYMAPEYTNTGKITDRSDVFSLGVVLLEIITGKRPVLSDEPDEDDETLVSWARPLLTKALEGQLTMELIDPRLEANYDAHEMQRLIACAAAAVRHTARSRPRVSQIVRYLEGELPLEALNGGVEPGQSEAHDATTTEQLRRMRRMAFLQRGADSGNTGATGFVSEATSEYGLCASSSSSDGDAAQSTSRAPGGQHPGQASYAAGNNVGRAGRHSGDLGAMSRRTRPGRAGLE, via the exons ATGCCAACACCTTCTCCAGTAAACCCGGCACCACCAGCGCCACCAATGCCATCGCCATCTCCGGTGAACCCGGTACCGCCAACATTACCACCACCGTCTCCAGCGGGGCCCGCACCATCAGCGCCACCGCCGTCTTCCCCGGTGAACCCGGCACCACCAACGTTGTCTCCGCCGTCTCCAGCTCTGCCTATTCCAGTGAACCCTGCACCACCGACGCCGTCTCCAGCGCAGCCGGCGCCACCGGCGCCACCAACATCGCCTCCGACATCACCAGTGAACCCAGCGCCACCAGGGTCGTCTCCTCCTGCTCCGGTGAACCCTGCACCACCAACAGTGTCACCGCCATCTCCCGTGGCGCCGGCACCACCAATGCCATCGCCGTCCGGTCCAGTTAACCCGGCACCACCAACGGCTCCAACCAACCCGACACCGCCAACGCCATCTCCGGTGAACCCGGCACCACCAACTACGCCCCCACCTTCACCTGGCACGCCAACAACACCACCATCGCCTCTTCCGCCGCCTGCAACAACGCCGTCTCGGCCCATGCCACCACCCGCTCCAGGTTCGAGCAAACTGCCAACCCCTTCCACGCATGCTCCTCCTAGCGTAACACCGTCGCCCCCAAGCGGCACGCCAGGAGCACCGCCTTCGCTACCGGGTTTACCCCCATCACCGGCGCCACTGTCTTCGCCGCCGCATTCATCACACGCATCCAAAGCAGTGATCGGCATCTCCGTGGCTGCCTCGGCGGTGTTCGTGATCGCCCTCGTGGCCGGGCTGTTCTACTGCTTCCGGACGCGACGCCGCCAACGCCGCGGCCGCCGTCCTCCGTCCAGCTCGTCAG GCGATCCCTACGACAAGCGGCTGCCGGTGACGTCGTCGCAGGCAGCGCGCTCATCCTTCTCGGCGGCGCTATCAACCATACCGCCAATGTAcgcgccaccaccagcaccacaCGCGGCGGTCCACCCGTGGCAGAGCGGCGGCGGCGCCACGGCCTCCGACCAGCCTCCCCCGCACGCGGCGGTCACGGGCGGCACGGTGTCGTACGCGGACCTGGCCGCGGCGACGGACGGGTTCTCGGACGCCAAGCTGCTGGGGCAGGGCGGGTTCGGGCACGTGTACCGCGGCACGCTGGGCTCGGGCCCGGCGGCGCGGGAGGTGGCCATCAAGCGGCTCCGGGCCGGCAGCGGGCAGGGCGAGCGCGAGTTCCGCGCCGAGGTGGAGAGCATCGGCCGCGTGCACCACCGCAACCTCGTGTCGCTGCTGGGGTACTGCATCCATGGCGACCAGCGCCTCCTCGTCTACGAGCACGTCCCCAACCACACGCTCGAGTCCCACCTGCACCACGGCGGCGACGGGCCGACGCTGCTGGACTGGGAACGCAGGTGGCGGATCGCGCTCGGGGCGGCCAAGGGCCTCGCCTACCTGCACGAGGACT GTCATCCTAAGATCATCCATCGCGACATCAAGGCGGCAAACATCCTTCTGGATGACAACTTTGAGCCCAAG GTCGCCGACTTTGGGCTGGCCAAGATCCAGCACGGAGACGACAGCCATGTTTCTACGCGGGTGATGGGGACCTTCGG GTACATGGCGCCGGAGTACACCAACACGGGAAAAATAACCGACCGGTCCGACGTCTTCTCCTTGGGCGTCGTGCTTCTGGAGATCATCACCGGCAAGAGACCGGTCCTGTCCGACGAGCCCGACGAGGACGACGAGACTCTGGTCTCTTGG GCACGGCCTCTGCTGACAAAAGCTCTGGAGGGGCAACTCACCATGGAGCTCATCGACCCAAGGCTGGAGGCCAACTACGACGCCCACGAGATGCAGCGGCTcatcgcctgcgccgccgccgccgtgcgccaCACGGCCCGCTCCCGCCCCCGAGTGAGCCAG ATCGTCCGGTACCTGGAGGGCGAGCTACCGCTGGAGGCCCTCAACGGCGGCGTGGAGCCGGGGCAGAGCGAGGCGCACGACGCCACCACCACAGAGCAGCTGCGGCGGATGAGGAGGATGGCGTTCCTGCAGCGGGGCGCCGACAGCGGCAACACGGGCGCCACCGGCTTCGTCAGCGAGGCCACCAGCGAGTACGGGCTGTGCGCCTCCAGCTCCAGCAGCGACGGCGACGCCGCGCAGAGCACGAGCCGCGCGCCCGGCGGGCAGCACCCCGGCCAGGCGAGCTACGCCGCCGGCAACAACGTGGGCAGGGCGGGGCGGCACTCCGGCGACCTCGGGGCCATGAGCCGGCGCACGCGCCCGGGCCGCGCCGGCCTGGAGTAA
- the LOC123140168 gene encoding ras-related protein Rab7, which translates to MASRRRTLLKVIILGDSGVGKTSLMNQYVNKKFSNQYKATIGADFLTKEVQFEDRLFTLQIWDTAGQERFQSLGVAFYRGADCCVLVYDVNSMKSFDNLNNWREEFLIQASPSDPDNFPFVLLGNKVDVDGGNSRVVSEKKAKAWCASKGNIPYFETSAKDGINVEEAFQCIVKNALKNEPEEELYMPDTVDVVGGNRGQGSSGCC; encoded by the exons ATGGCCTCGCGCCGCCGCACCCTCCTCAAGGTCATCATCCTCGGCGACAGCGG GGTTGGGAAGACTTCCTTGATGAACCA ATATGTGAACAAGAAGTTCAGCAACCAGTACAAGGCTACGATTGGCGCCGATTTCCTCACCAAGGAGGTGCAGTTCGAGGACAGGCTCTTCACCCTACAA ATATGGGATACTGCCGGTCAGGAGAGGTTTCAAAGTCTTGGTGTTGCATTCTACCGCGGAGCAGATTGTTGTGTTCTAGTTTATGATGTTAACTCGATGAAATCATTTGATAATCTGAACAACTGGCGTGAAGAGTTTCTAATTCAG GCTAGCCCATCAGATCCTGATAACTTCCCTTTTGTTCTGCTGGGTAACAAAGTTGATGTAGATGGCGGGAATAGCCGTGTG GTCTCTGAGAAAAAGGCAAAGGCATGGTGTGCCTCTAAAGGGAACATCCCATACTTTGAGACTTCTGCCAAGGATGGAATCAACGTGGAGGAAGCTTTCCAGTGTATAGTAAAGAATGCTCTGAAGAACGAGCCAGAGGAAGAACT GTATATGCCGGACACCGTGGACGTGGTGGGTGGCAACC